A genomic region of Zea mays cultivar B73 chromosome 6, Zm-B73-REFERENCE-NAM-5.0, whole genome shotgun sequence contains the following coding sequences:
- the LOC100276541 gene encoding uncharacterized protein LOC100276541 precursor, which produces MRCFKILLLVSLIPLVLRGVSLLGNVIPAPSPRGQPSSSSPRTNGAATVPSPLSSASSRVGVGRGRAQLPAAAVAQRRFGGDGGGGGFFRDDKRFSPTGSNPLHNL; this is translated from the coding sequence ATGAGGTGCTTCAAGATCCTCCTGCTGGTATCCCTCATCCCTCTCGTGCTCAGGGGGGTCTCGCTTCTGGGCAACGTCATCCCTGCACCATCGCCGCGCGGGCAGCCGTCGTCGTCCAGCCCCCGGACGAACGGCGCCGCCACCGTTCCTTCTCCGCTTTCTTCGGCCTCCTCGCGCGTGGGCGTGGGCCGTGGCCGTGCCCAGctccccgccgccgccgtcgcccagCGGCGGttcggcggcgacggcggcggcggcggcttcttCAGGGACGACAAGAGGTTCTCCCCGACCGGCTCCAACCCGTTGCACAACTTGTGA